In one window of Arctopsyche grandis isolate Sample6627 chromosome 6, ASM5162203v2, whole genome shotgun sequence DNA:
- the LOC143913397 gene encoding uncharacterized protein LOC143913397 → MDTHNKLKPFKCEICSKPFKRKCELKYHVLTHTGSKPFECDICSKTFKRRSLIVSHMAIHSGLRPFKCHTCFKTFKRSCILADHMHTHTGVKFFKCDICQKAFRRNFELNRHIATHSGLKPFKCDVCQKTFTCKRNLSGHMVGHSDLEPVKCDICLKSFAKKSYLVTHQRTHTGFKCDVCLKTFSKKSNLVTHQRIHTGLKPFKCDVCSKAYTCKRNLTSHMLVHSSL, encoded by the coding sequence ATGGATACTCACAACAAGCTAAAGCCgttcaagtgtgaaatttgctcAAAGCCGTTCAAACGAAAGTGCGAATTGAAATACCACGTGCTTACTCATACGGGATCGAAACCGTTCGAATGTGACATATGCTCGAAAACGTTCAAACGGAGATCCCTCATCGTGTCCCACATGGCCATCCACAGCGGACTGAGACCGTTCAAATGCCACACATGTTTCAAAACGTTCAAACGAAGCTGCATCTTGGCAGATCACATGCACACTCACACCGGGGTGAAATTCTTCAAGTGCGACATTTGCCAGAAAGCGTTCAGACGAAATTTCGAATTGAATCGCCACATAGCCACTCACTCCGGCTTAAAACCATTCAAGTGCGACGTTTGCCAAAAGACCTTTACGTGCAAACGCAACTTATCGGGTCATATGGTCGGTCACAGTGACCTGGAACCGGTTAAATGCGACATTTGCCTAAAATCGTTCGCTAAAAAATCGTACTTAGTAACCCATCAGCGTACTCACACTGGGTTCAAATGCGACGTTTGTCTGAAAACTTTTTCGAAAAAATCAAACTTGGTAACGCATCAGCGTATTCATACCGGGTTGAAGCCATTCAAGTGTGATGTCTGTTCTAAAGCTTATACATGTAAACGCAACTTGACAAGTCATATGCTTGTTCATAGTAGTTTGTAA